A stretch of DNA from Vigna radiata var. radiata cultivar VC1973A unplaced genomic scaffold, Vradiata_ver6 scaffold_70, whole genome shotgun sequence:
ctatatttaaaaacatgCTACAAGtgtcaaatgaaaattatctcatccaaaaacaaatgtaCGTGTATCATGTAAGCGTAACTGAACTTTCCTATATTTCTCTACCCATGACAACATTGGAAGAGCTTCATAAATAGCAATGTTCTTTCTCCTCCTTTTCTTTCGGCTATTTCTCTATTTGTGGCTTCTAAACAGACTTTTTGGtccaaagaaaaaacaaactttcACTTTAATCATTCTTTTTTGGCCAAAAGAATTTTCTCTCCATTCACCAACACCATTGCATGGGTGTCTGTCTGTCAAATCTTTCAACTTCCATCATCATCCAACAATATCTGTGACTTTTGTACATGGTTGTTAATGTTGAGGGGAACTTGAATTCCTTCTCATCAATGGGTATCTCCCATTAACTCCATTCAATTCAACTCCTATTGAAGCTTAGAAGGTGAGTTCCATGATTGAAGGAGGACAGAAAACCAACCAAGAATCTGGCTTTACAACAGACAATAAGGGACATCATCATCTTTAATTATTGTAACTATCTTTGTTGTTTAATGCCAAAAGGGTTTGAATTCTGGATCCCATAGGAAGCATGCATTATGGCTTTCCACCTTACCTTTAGATCACAATCAGTGCCAAGTCCAGGCCAAGGACCACCTTTAGTGGAGAGAATATCAGAGGAGCCTTTGGCTTTGCCAAACAAAAGTGCTCAAAGCACTGTGACATGCATCTACCAAGCCAATGTTGCAGGGTGTTGGAGAAACGTGTCAGTGTTGTGGTGCAAAAACCTCATGAACCACACGCTAAACCTCAAGGTTGATAGCACAGGAGGTGAGTTCAGTTACACTTGCAAGATAGATGTGAAGCCTTGGTACTTCTGGAACAAAAAAGGGTACAAATCTTTTGAGGTTGATGGGCACCAGGTGGAGGTGTATTGGGACCTTCGGTCGGCGAGATTCTCCAGCGGCGGCCCCGAGCCGGTCAGCGATTACTACGTGGCAATGGTGTCAGAGGAAGAGGTTGCGTTGCTGCTGGGGGATTACAAGAAGAAGGCGTACAAGAGAATGAAGATGAGGCCAAGCATTGTTGAGGCAATGTTGTTGGTGAAGAGAGAAAGTGTGTTTGCCAAGAAAAGTTTTGCAACCAAGGCCAGGTTTgatgagaagagaaaagagagtgaCATTGTAGTGGAGAGCTCAACGTTTGGGAACAAAGAGCCTGAGATGTGGATCAGCATTGATGGGATTGTGTTGATTCATGTCAAGAACTTGCAGTGGAAGTTCAGGGGGAACCAAACAGTAATGGTCAACATGCAACCTGTGCAAGTGTTTTGGGATGTGCATGACTGGTTGTTTAGTGTGCCTGGCTCAGGGCCTGGCCTTTTCATTTTCAAGCCAGGGCCTGTGGAAGCTGAGACTGAAAGAGAGGAGAGACTCAATGAGGGTTGTGACAGTGATAATGGTAGTTGTGCGAGTGGCTATTATTCAACTCTCAGCTATGCTCCCTCTGAGTCTTGTCTTGTGCTTTATGCCTACAAACTTGAGTGATGCAATTACAGGGAAGACACCAAATGTGTAAATGTAAGAGTGGAATGGGGGCAAATTGTAGCAAGAATGTAAAGTTTAGttccatgttttctttttctttggagGGTGCCCATTAATTTTGTATGGTGAATTGGAATATCTGGTTCATTCAAACTTGGATGCTGCATGGTATGCACTTTTTTCTGTGCCTTCTCCAGAGCTAACCAAACCATTTTATTGTCAAATTCCCCAAATCACATACATTTAACactattttcctttcttttctgttCTACTTTCCTTGTCCAAACATTCCTTACAACATCTTTAATGAAGAAACCCTTTGAGTTCTTGAAGATGAACCAGTGTATATCTATCACTAGATGAAAATGTCATGCCTTCTTAATTACCTCTACATCAATTTGCTTTTGAATACAAATGtgttactaaataaaaatacacatgCAAGATAGATATTCGAAAGTAATAGGAATACTGACAGAAAATGATATCTAACAAGtcatttatttatgaatgtaCATGCAAGAGTAGTAATAGTGAGttgaaaaaatagaaagtaTAAGAATAATAGTGAGTACACAGAGTTTGGATGGTTCAAGTAATGAAATCTCATGTTTTGATTGGCTTCCAAGGTGGCGGAGGAGGAGGATTTTGTGGCCCAAGTGGTGGAATTGCTGAGAAGATAGTGTTCCTGTCAACGCCACTACTACCTGTGGTACCTGTTAAGGAAATTAATGCAGCAACTATTCCTGCATTTCCTGCCAAGGTTGGCTCAGTGAAGTTATAGTTTCTTCTGGAGTCATGGAATCGGTCAAAACGATCTGGCCCTCCAACCATTGCTCCTGTGATGGTGTTAGGATTTGGGTTGGAAGTATCAAACCACTTCCAACCCCCAGTGCATGAGTGATGTTGGTGATCATTTGGTATGGATGCTCCTCTGTGATGAACATGTCTAGGAAATTTGTTTCCAAACCCCACTATGTAGCTCATTTTCATGGGATTTTTCCCCAGGATGTAATCAACCTGTTCAAGTGGAACATAAAACACACATTGCGCTTGTTCCCTCTCATATATTATCAGaactaaaaatacatttttgacGTTTAAGTTTTGTATAAATTTGTAATCCATTTACATGTGGGAATTCTGTTTTTCTCTAAACTAGAAATTAAGGGTGAAAAAATGGAGATGGTACCTGAGAGGTTGCAAATGTCTTCAAAGCAGATACTGGGAAATAGGTAGAACCACAATACCATCCAGGAACACCAATCCCTTGCATGTAGTCAGCAAAAAGTGATGCCAGGAAAGCAGCATTAGCGACATATTGGAGAGACTGAGGTTGTCCATTGTTGAGTTGGATCAAACCCcctgaaaaggaaaaaaaaaaaaaagtgaatagtgGCGTTCATCCATTAAAGTAAAGAGAAGaatagaagaggaaaaaaaaactgAGGTCATTACCTCTAGTCCTGTTAAAGACTCTGTATTGTTGAAGATAAGAGCACATGGTAAGACTGGTAACATTGTGGTACATCTTGAGCATGTCCTCATAGGGGTAACCAGGATTCAAAAACATCCTGAACCTTGTGAGCAACAACATGGCAGCAGGTAACTTGTTGTCCCAGCTCAAAACAGTGAATTGAGGAGTCAATAAATAGGCCTTGGAGTTCTTGAAAATGGAGGGGTTGGTGGCCAAGGAGATGTAGGTAGTGTTTCCTGTTGCATAGTACAACCAAGCAGCACCCCACATGTACTCATCGTAGTAGCCAGAGGAGTTATAGAAAGGCTCAATGTAGGGCTCTCCACGGCTATAAGGCTTCCTCTTACCAGCATCTCTGGCAAAGTCAAACAAAGTTTGTGCACCCTTGATGAGTTTGTTGGAATAGGATGGATCATCTTGGAAAAGTATAGAGGCTGAAGCTAAAGCTGCTGCCATTTCAGCTGCAAGATCAGGACCTTGAAATATGGATATGGTGTGGCGTGGATAATCCATGTCCTCTGGCCTTTGCCAGCAGTTGTGATCATCTGGTGTGGTAGAAGCATTGAGACTCCCACCAACTTGTGCAtagattttgttaattttggtGGCAGAAGAGTTGAAGGTCAAGAGCAAGTAATCAGTGCCCCACTTGATGAGTTCTCTAGTGTGTTGGTACTCATTCAGAGCCATGTACTTATCTTTGTATTCCAGAACACTCCAACTAAGCATTGTCATGGCAAAAGACATGGGAAAGTTAAACTTTATGTTGTCCCCTGCATCATAGTAACCTCCAACCAGTCCCCCCTTCACATCTGTGTCTTTTCCATCATCTAACCCTGAATTCCCTCTCCATGCAATTCCATTGCTCTTCCCCAACCTTCCAGCTTCACCAACACAATCAATACATTCAATTCATTTCAACTCTTTTAACCaatgttaacaaattttttttttaaatcttttttataataaattatgttggTTCGTATATTTGAAATCAACCAATCAAAAATTatcaattgtaaaaaaattgtcacaaacaattttaaaaaggttatcaaaaattattaaaaaagtattttccttttttaactACTTCTTTTTCTGTACTTTCCATactcaaaattaaaacatcttttttaaatgctatcaaatattttctataaaactTACAAAATTCACTAAACTATATCAGGGTTTTAtcaaaatcttatttatttttactaattaaacttgctaatgaaatttaattgtCTTTAAAAATTACACGTGTTGAGACGTCATATTGATTATACATTAAAAACGATAACAAATGCCAATAATGTTAACTTTACAcaattaaatacattaaatattaagaatgaattatataactaatattttttgtttttaaaaggatttaaaaTGTAGATTTGTAtctatttatcaatttttaaagtttaattaacaaATTGTCCCTGTTCCATGTTTTTAGCAACCACCAAGCCATGTTTGGATATTGCTTCACCAAATCACTCGAAAAGTTCAAATAATGACGACATGAAGCCGTCccttgatattatttttattacttttgaatCGGTCAAAAGCTAAATGGGTGgaacaattttaatatacaaaaaagAAAGTCAAAAGCAACTAATTGATGTAATGAAAACACAcaatatcaatatcaagaaGACTCTCTATAGTTCGTGCCattcaaaatactttttatttatatttacttttaatctacaattataatatttataagtttaattttaaatcattaatagcCACATGAGCatcaaagttatttaaatttacaaatctgaaaagaaaacaaatttatgtagaaatgaaaattacatatttataaaattatatagacaccaataaacatatttcactccattttttttaagattataaaGCTTACTTCtctgttttagaatttttataacaataaatataattaaagatatgaataaaatgtgtcatttttataaaattaaaaatattcgtTTTACATATCTTAAGATCctctaaatttatatatgtaatgGAACTGAAATCTTATGATAACTTTCTGAATATGATATTATTCGTctcaaaaaaattgtaaatattttttcttttgaattattCAAATCctccaaaattataaatatgttgttATAATCTATTCACacaatcaaacaattttaaacagGAACTTGCTCGACACGTTTTATGAAATTGCAGGTCTTAGAAGGAGTTGACTTAGGGTAAAAAAGGTTAAACATAAAGTGCTTTCTGtccattaataaaatattgagaaaagtAGGTTTGTATGttgacatatatttttttttttatttcatgtaaGTACATACCATATGtcatatatatagatagatagatatgtGCTGCACGCCTATATGTATATGATGCATAAAAAAAAGCTctgactattattttatatataaatgaacAAGTGTCAACACAATGCTACAAATtacggaaaaataaaatacacacaATGTAATAAGGGGTATTATGTTTATATGTAgtgtaattttttcataaatatttttagagaatacaaaaaaacaataggttataaaaaatataaataaatttaaaaaacttctAGAAATTATATTAGGCATAATATATTAGGCATAAAATGttataacatttttcttattattgtctCCATACCATCCTTTACTAGATAAAAAGAAgatgagaagaaaaattaaaaaaaaaatgttaaaagaaaatacagtAAATAAGTATTCTtagatttttatatatgaatgcGAAAGTTGTtagatataaacaaaatttcatatcagataaaataagatatggatatacacataaatttctttactgataagatattgtttgttttttatcaaATCTTCACATATTTGTGTAGAATTTATTTGTATCCAACAAAAATGACTGAAAatagggaaaaagaaaagatatttgattaaataaaagATGAGTTGAAGAGTGAATTTAGAGAAAAAGAACATACACTTTTGAGCATTGAAGAAAAGGAGTGCTTTGTGGAGAGCAAGGGTGTAGTTATCTGGTGGTGTAGGTGGAGAATGGTGTTTGGGCAAAGATTTGGTGATGATAATGGGGAGAGCAATGAGAAGGAAAGCcatgaaaatggaagaaagtaTCCATTTCAATGCCTTGTGGCTCATCACTATGCAACCAAAGTCAACATACCTTTTCTTCTTACTCTTCTCAACCCTTTCCAAAACCCAGCTTTGTAGAGTCTCATCCAAATCTTGGCTTTGAAGCAGTGCTGCCCTATCCCACTCATCATTCTTGTTCTTTTCCACCTCTTCCCCATTGTTGCTCATTTCAAACGACCCTCCCCAATGGTTTCTTGAATGCATGCTGTAATAATATTCAAAGATCACAAAAACACTCAATATTACCTTTTAAAAACCACGTTTATATAACGAAACTAAAACCATGAATCCAAAAATCGATGGCATCAATATTCAAAGAGGATGAGAAATCACAGCTAAAGGGCCACTTCTAGAGGGATAGGGagtgaatatttatatttatgtgcTTTGAAGAATGAGAGAGATTCTTTGCATCAATATAAAAGCACAGCTTAGGTCATTCTTAATTTTCCATCACTTTTCCCTTCTgacttttgaacttttaaaCTATTACCCAAAATAATTGAACCAAGAAATATTTCTACTTTatacgaaaaataaaataaaacacattctttatataaattaaaagtgtttGAGGTGTTAGATTATGCATCCaaactcaaataattaataataaataaactctTCTTCAACATAGTAATTCTCAATTCTTCatagaataataatacttagacaacatttgtttgacaacatttaaacatcatctacgtattattatttgattgaaccaaaattatttaacaatcaataataataatcataaatacaacTAGGAactaacatataaataatatattaacggagaacaataaaaaatatactgaAGAATAGGAAGTATACGAATTATTCATGGAGAACAATATAttaatgtttctttttaatagaatgaaaagaaagaaataaaaataatgaatgtttttatataagatTATGATATGTAATTagttatctttttaaaaaaattaatattttaatttagtcacttaataaattgaaatattagtttacagaatattttttatatatgttttttagtctttaattaattaaattactttaataaatctactaataaaatagaataattataacatatttaatgatttgatatataaatataaataatctgAAAttcactaatttaaaataaaattttaaaatacatgaaTGAGTgtagaaatttatttatgtaagaataattttaattataaaaaatattttttaatatttgcattgataataaagaaaaaatagtaacCTCACTGCCTGCAACCGGCGTACACGTCCAGCTACACATTCATCAACTGCCACCacataaattatttgaatttaaattaatgatttaattaattaatgtgtacaTAAGCTTTGAACGTGTTGAGAACTGTAGATTCATTTTATGATGACAAATTAATGAGTTGGAAGTTCTTTCCATTCAACATTTAATATTTCGAGgaaaaaaatttgtatgaattattttataagaaaattaatttaactctaagttaatttatgatttatttaaatttttatttat
This window harbors:
- the LOC106779939 gene encoding uncharacterized protein LOC106779939, which translates into the protein MAFHLTFRSQSVPSPGQGPPLVERISEEPLALPNKSAQSTVTCIYQANVAGCWRNVSVLWCKNLMNHTLNLKVDSTGGEFSYTCKIDVKPWYFWNKKGYKSFEVDGHQVEVYWDLRSARFSSGGPEPVSDYYVAMVSEEEVALLLGDYKKKAYKRMKMRPSIVEAMLLVKRESVFAKKSFATKARFDEKRKESDIVVESSTFGNKEPEMWISIDGIVLIHVKNLQWKFRGNQTVMVNMQPVQVFWDVHDWLFSVPGSGPGLFIFKPGPVEAETEREERLNEGCDSDNGSCASGYYSTLSYAPSESCLVLYAYKLE
- the LOC106779967 gene encoding endoglucanase 12 encodes the protein MHSRNHWGGSFEMSNNGEEVEKNKNDEWDRAALLQSQDLDETLQSWVLERVEKSKKKRYVDFGCIVMSHKALKWILSSIFMAFLLIALPIIITKSLPKHHSPPTPPDNYTLALHKALLFFNAQKSGRLGKSNGIAWRGNSGLDDGKDTDVKGGLVGGYYDAGDNIKFNFPMSFAMTMLSWSVLEYKDKYMALNEYQHTRELIKWGTDYLLLTFNSSATKINKIYAQVGGSLNASTTPDDHNCWQRPEDMDYPRHTISIFQGPDLAAEMAAALASASILFQDDPSYSNKLIKGAQTLFDFARDAGKRKPYSRGEPYIEPFYNSSGYYDEYMWGAAWLYYATGNTTYISLATNPSIFKNSKAYLLTPQFTVLSWDNKLPAAMLLLTRFRMFLNPGYPYEDMLKMYHNVTSLTMCSYLQQYRVFNRTRGGLIQLNNGQPQSLQYVANAAFLASLFADYMQGIGVPGWYCGSTYFPVSALKTFATSQVDYILGKNPMKMSYIVGFGNKFPRHVHHRGASIPNDHQHHSCTGGWKWFDTSNPNPNTITGAMVGGPDRFDRFHDSRRNYNFTEPTLAGNAGIVAALISLTGTTGSSGVDRNTIFSAIPPLGPQNPPPPPPWKPIKT